The following coding sequences are from one Haladaptatus caseinilyticus window:
- a CDS encoding ATP-binding protein, giving the protein MRFRDVGGMDTLKRNIMRSVLRPLSHTDAAYERFNVSPPNGILLHGPPGTGKTHFARAIAGELGHPYLELSAGDIKSRWVNESTEQVNQLFNEAEQFDRCVIFVDEIDALLAGRGNDLHREHAQVVNEFLAHLDDEDPSFLLIAATNRADLLDEAATRRGRFDQQYEVGLPDKKARELIFRVRLRELPSDLDDDEYETLAEQTADRSAADIVGMVDDAAMRAAERDAEAITKDDLLECR; this is encoded by the coding sequence ATGAGGTTTCGCGATGTCGGTGGCATGGACACCCTCAAACGCAATATAATGCGGTCAGTTCTTCGCCCGCTCTCCCACACCGATGCTGCCTACGAGCGGTTCAACGTCTCGCCACCAAACGGTATCCTCCTGCATGGCCCTCCCGGTACCGGAAAAACACACTTCGCTCGAGCAATTGCTGGCGAACTCGGCCATCCATACCTCGAGCTGAGTGCTGGCGATATCAAAAGTCGGTGGGTCAATGAGTCCACTGAGCAAGTCAATCAGTTGTTCAATGAGGCCGAGCAATTCGACCGGTGTGTGATCTTCGTCGACGAGATTGACGCACTCCTCGCGGGTCGCGGAAACGATCTTCACCGGGAGCACGCCCAAGTCGTCAACGAGTTTCTCGCACACTTGGACGATGAAGACCCGAGCTTTCTGCTTATTGCAGCAACGAATCGTGCGGACTTGCTTGATGAAGCCGCGACGCGTCGTGGTCGCTTTGATCAGCAGTATGAGGTGGGTCTGCCCGACAAAAAGGCACGGGAACTGATTTTCCGCGTACGACTTCGTGAACTCCCATCGGATCTCGATGACGACGAGTATGAGACGCTTGCTGAACAGACAGCAGATCGCAGCGCGGCGGATATCGTCGGGATGGTCGATGATGCTGCGATGCGTGCGGCCGAACGCGACGCTGAGGCGATCACGAAAGACGATCTCCTTGAGTGTCGTTGA
- a CDS encoding DUF7342 family protein has protein sequence MTDAPGTDVWRENTSAFDRVRSIAVTLSQPRTADWIAEEALVAGNTARDHLQRLVDMNVLQTVSGEQATLYQPDPLYTRMRALRDLLDDRDRDDLIQLRADLQEQIESWQHEYDVRSPDGLRELAAQVETAAETREVWQVASDWDIVRYRLRLIEDAIEHYSDYSGTAPAPA, from the coding sequence ATGACTGACGCACCGGGAACCGACGTGTGGAGAGAAAACACGAGTGCGTTCGACCGCGTTCGCTCGATCGCCGTGACACTCTCGCAACCACGCACCGCCGACTGGATCGCCGAAGAAGCCCTGGTCGCTGGGAATACTGCCCGTGACCATCTTCAGCGACTCGTCGATATGAACGTCCTCCAGACTGTTTCGGGTGAACAGGCAACGCTCTATCAGCCTGACCCGCTCTACACACGGATGCGAGCACTCCGTGACTTGCTGGATGACCGCGATCGCGATGATCTCATCCAGTTGCGTGCTGACCTCCAAGAGCAAATCGAATCCTGGCAACATGAGTACGATGTCCGCTCCCCAGATGGCCTACGTGAACTGGCTGCGCAGGTAGAGACAGCTGCGGAAACACGAGAAGTGTGGCAGGTCGCGAGTGACTGGGATATCGTCCGGTATCGACTGCGCCTTATCGAGGATGCGATCGAACACTACTCGGATTACTCGGGCACAGCGCCTGCACCTGCCTAA
- a CDS encoding winged helix-turn-helix domain-containing protein produces MTDSSSDSGKGTDPSYVQRWKEQTTGFDRVRSVAFALQEPRTAGWIADEAYVSEPTTRNHLSRLVDLGILVTDDTSNGRTYYPDPIYSRLTALRELVNENSAAELAEQAVAIQRDIEAWKHEYEVDDPSGLRATVAGEELAAEEARTRLQQADDWGSAKYHLSLLRDAIDHYDTYTARPSASA; encoded by the coding sequence ATGACGGATTCATCGTCGGATTCAGGAAAAGGGACAGATCCGTCCTATGTCCAGCGGTGGAAAGAACAGACGACGGGCTTCGATCGAGTGCGATCAGTAGCGTTCGCACTCCAAGAGCCACGGACAGCAGGCTGGATTGCTGACGAAGCATACGTTTCGGAACCCACGACCCGAAACCATCTGAGCCGACTCGTCGATCTTGGGATTCTCGTCACGGACGATACGAGTAACGGGCGAACTTACTATCCAGATCCGATTTACTCGCGGTTAACCGCACTCCGCGAGCTCGTGAACGAGAATTCAGCAGCCGAACTCGCTGAACAAGCCGTTGCGATACAGCGCGACATCGAAGCGTGGAAACACGAATACGAGGTCGATGATCCGTCTGGCCTCCGAGCGACCGTCGCTGGTGAAGAGCTTGCTGCCGAAGAGGCCCGTACTCGTCTCCAGCAAGCAGACGATTGGGGATCCGCGAAGTATCATCTTTCCTTGCTCCGAGATGCCATTGATCACTATGACACCTACACTGCTCGCCCCTCTGCCTCGGCATGA
- a CDS encoding VOC family protein — MAIKQMDNVLIVVEDLEAAKAFFAELGMQLEGETRVEGEWVDRVVGLKNVQNDIAMMRTPDGHGRVELAKFITPEATHDGSEEPAVNTLGIRRIMFAVDDIDEVLDRLRPHGAELVDEVAQYEDEYRLCYVRGPEGIIVGLAEELDGA, encoded by the coding sequence ATGGCGATCAAGCAAATGGACAACGTCCTCATCGTGGTTGAGGATCTCGAAGCTGCAAAGGCGTTCTTCGCGGAGCTCGGCATGCAGTTGGAGGGCGAGACGCGCGTCGAGGGAGAGTGGGTGGACCGCGTTGTGGGCCTCAAGAACGTCCAGAACGACATCGCCATGATGCGGACCCCCGACGGCCACGGCCGCGTTGAGCTCGCGAAATTCATCACGCCCGAGGCCACCCACGACGGATCCGAGGAACCGGCGGTGAACACCCTGGGAATCCGCCGTATCATGTTCGCCGTCGACGACATCGATGAAGTCCTTGACCGCCTCCGCCCCCACGGCGCCGAACTCGTGGACGAAGTCGCCCAGTACGAAGACGAGTACCGCCTCTGCTATGTACGCGGCCCCGAAGGCATCATCGTCGGGTTGGCCGAGGAACTCGACGGAGCCTAG
- a CDS encoding ferritin-like domain-containing protein, with product MTSNNDPPTDEQTIDSITDLCTDAKQQLNSRRDFLGKTAAGATALSLAATGVGSAHGDDSTCKDDDKMTDIDVLNYALTLEQLEATFYTRGQQMFTESEIESSDAAKRLGTSLQCSTYDYFNLIRDHEQTHVKRLTEVITDLGGTPVSGLEFEFPLDSVQQYFVLAQTFENLGVSAYDGAIALIENPDLQTAGATIATVEARHASYLNILNADVPFPTAFDEPKTMEEVLAAAGQFIVDQ from the coding sequence ATGACCTCAAACAACGATCCCCCAACAGACGAGCAGACCATTGATTCAATCACAGACCTGTGTACCGACGCAAAACAGCAACTCAACTCCCGACGCGACTTCCTCGGGAAAACCGCGGCCGGTGCGACAGCGCTCTCGCTTGCGGCAACCGGTGTCGGTAGTGCACACGGCGATGATTCGACGTGCAAGGACGATGATAAGATGACCGATATTGACGTGTTGAACTACGCGCTTACACTCGAACAACTAGAGGCCACGTTCTACACACGGGGGCAACAGATGTTCACTGAGAGCGAAATTGAGAGTTCGGACGCCGCCAAGCGCCTCGGCACATCGCTCCAATGTTCGACGTACGATTACTTCAACCTCATTCGAGATCATGAACAGACGCACGTCAAACGGCTCACCGAGGTTATCACCGATCTCGGTGGTACGCCCGTCTCTGGGCTGGAGTTCGAATTCCCGCTCGATAGTGTCCAACAATACTTCGTGCTTGCCCAGACGTTCGAAAACCTCGGTGTCTCGGCGTATGATGGTGCGATTGCACTCATCGAAAATCCGGACCTCCAAACGGCGGGCGCGACGATTGCGACGGTCGAAGCCCGTCACGCCTCGTATCTGAACATTCTCAACGCGGATGTGCCGTTTCCGACGGCGTTCGATGAACCGAAAACCATGGAAGAAGTCTTGGCTGCAGCCGGACAATTCATCGTCGACCAGTAA
- a CDS encoding DUF7344 domain-containing protein yields the protein MSTTPETNKTDDGDLFSDEASATHQLSKDTIYHLLQVQRRRYALQYLQGTTEPVVMRDLAEQVAAREHGTVVENLQSKERQRTYISLYQSHLPKLDKEGVIEYDQTNGLVTRTDTATQCDPYLIACQTQQTIPEATESELSTTPSRWWIQWYWSVAIVSCSLLIITAVDVSVGTQLSEQLVLTITVLLFGLVTGGYHVSQQRSDSVTMQN from the coding sequence ATGAGCACGACCCCCGAGACAAACAAAACAGACGATGGTGATCTATTTTCTGACGAAGCGAGTGCGACCCACCAGCTTTCGAAAGATACGATTTATCATCTCCTACAAGTCCAACGCCGTCGATATGCACTCCAGTATCTTCAGGGGACAACAGAGCCAGTCGTAATGCGGGATCTCGCGGAGCAAGTCGCTGCCCGGGAACATGGAACAGTGGTCGAGAATCTCCAATCAAAGGAGCGTCAGCGAACCTATATCAGTCTCTATCAATCACATCTCCCGAAGCTCGACAAGGAGGGAGTGATTGAGTACGATCAAACCAATGGTCTGGTAACCCGAACGGACACCGCCACTCAATGTGATCCGTATCTTATAGCATGTCAAACACAGCAAACTATCCCAGAAGCAACCGAGTCTGAGTTGAGCACAACTCCAAGTCGGTGGTGGATACAATGGTACTGGAGTGTAGCGATAGTCAGTTGTAGCCTTCTAATAATTACTGCTGTTGATGTTTCCGTTGGTACACAGTTATCTGAGCAACTGGTGTTGACCATTACTGTTCTCCTCTTTGGGCTAGTTACAGGAGGATACCACGTGAGTCAACAGCGATCAGATTCAGTCACGATGCAAAACTAA
- a CDS encoding ferritin-like domain-containing protein: protein MTQDPQNKPDTKGIEQANTSMREQLSSRRTFLAGTAAVGAAGVTGFGMGTAGADEHESSGDESNSGSDSSSGDNSMNDIDILNYALTLEHLEATFYQEGLEKFSADDFMNADLGCGVCDEVKEQIPEQVKVVGQHEAAHVDQLTAVINDLGGEPVATAEYDFGYETPAEFLGVAMALENTGVAAYAGAAPSIQNSDLLSAALSIHSVEARHAAVFNGVNMESPYPNAFDEAKSMEEVKKIAGQFIVSE from the coding sequence ATGACCCAGGATCCACAGAACAAGCCAGACACCAAAGGCATCGAACAGGCCAATACCAGCATGCGCGAACAACTCAGTTCTCGCCGTACATTTCTCGCTGGCACTGCAGCCGTCGGGGCAGCAGGTGTAACCGGCTTCGGCATGGGGACGGCCGGTGCGGATGAGCACGAATCGAGCGGTGATGAAAGCAATAGCGGTAGTGACAGCAGCTCCGGAGACAATAGCATGAACGACATCGACATTCTGAATTACGCACTGACCCTCGAACACCTCGAAGCAACCTTCTACCAGGAAGGCCTCGAGAAATTCTCCGCTGACGACTTCATGAATGCCGATCTGGGCTGTGGCGTCTGTGATGAAGTAAAAGAACAGATCCCAGAACAGGTCAAAGTCGTTGGGCAGCACGAAGCAGCCCACGTTGACCAGCTCACTGCAGTGATTAACGACCTCGGTGGCGAGCCCGTCGCAACCGCTGAGTACGACTTCGGCTACGAGACGCCCGCTGAATTCTTGGGCGTGGCGATGGCCCTCGAGAACACGGGTGTGGCCGCCTACGCAGGTGCAGCGCCGTCGATCCAGAACAGTGACTTGCTCTCGGCGGCACTCTCGATTCACAGTGTCGAGGCTCGCCACGCGGCTGTGTTCAACGGCGTGAATATGGAGTCGCCGTATCCGAACGCCTTCGACGAGGCCAAATCCATGGAGGAAGTCAAGAAGATCGCTGGTCAGTTCATCGTCTCGGAATAA
- a CDS encoding winged helix-turn-helix domain-containing protein: protein MEGVLWYVFTGTRGGPNRVRIVRALREQPRNANQLAEELDLDYKTVRHHLDVLLENNILDRGGDGYGAIYLISDQATQHWETIERISEQMG from the coding sequence ATGGAGGGTGTTTTATGGTACGTGTTTACCGGAACCCGCGGGGGGCCCAATCGCGTTCGTATTGTCCGCGCCCTCCGAGAACAACCTCGTAACGCGAATCAACTCGCTGAGGAGTTAGATCTCGATTATAAGACGGTCCGTCATCATCTAGATGTCCTTTTGGAGAACAATATCCTGGATCGTGGTGGGGATGGGTATGGCGCGATCTACCTGATTAGTGATCAAGCAACGCAACACTGGGAAACTATTGAGCGAATTAGTGAGCAGATGGGTTAA
- a CDS encoding DUF389 domain-containing protein, with product MIQLTIPQDKQDIVCRILEQRDLNFTLTAETSDRDYTAVIATPVETDEVEDLLDAFRSVGIERDGYAIVTDVKAILFQQPETEADDNGLIDVTLISRDELRAQAAEMSAFTPNFMLFTIISTVVAAAGLLTDSAAVVVDSMVIAPLLGPTVGASVGSIRQR from the coding sequence TTGATTCAACTAACGATCCCGCAGGACAAGCAGGATATTGTCTGCCGGATTCTTGAACAGCGGGATCTTAATTTTACTCTCACCGCCGAGACGTCTGATCGAGACTATACTGCTGTTATCGCAACTCCCGTCGAAACGGACGAAGTAGAGGATCTGTTAGATGCCTTTCGTAGTGTCGGCATCGAGCGTGATGGCTACGCTATCGTTACTGATGTCAAAGCAATCCTGTTTCAGCAACCTGAAACAGAAGCCGATGACAATGGACTAATCGATGTTACTCTAATCTCACGCGACGAACTCCGAGCACAGGCAGCAGAGATGTCTGCGTTCACCCCAAATTTCATGCTGTTCACGATCATCAGCACTGTCGTCGCCGCTGCTGGTCTACTGACTGACAGTGCTGCTGTTGTCGTCGACAGTATGGTGATCGCTCCCCTACTTGGACCAACTGTCGGGGCAAGTGTTGGGAGTATTCGTCAACGATAA
- a CDS encoding DUF389 domain-containing protein encodes MGVFVNDNELFREGVKAQFLGLVIAITSATVFAVVAKLTLFPNIDIRALGEVAARVNPGALSLVVALGSGAAGAISLTAGASAPLVGVMIAAALIPLTAAVGLGISYGDSVLAVSAGILVLVNILSINFASLAVLWIRGYRPDHWFEEDLVRRTHSNELRYSPWDSCTLVRATVARSVS; translated from the coding sequence TTGGGAGTATTCGTCAACGATAACGAGTTGTTTCGCGAAGGAGTGAAAGCCCAGTTTCTCGGCCTAGTCATTGCGATAACCAGTGCGACAGTGTTTGCAGTGGTTGCAAAACTTACTCTGTTCCCAAATATCGACATTCGAGCGCTCGGTGAAGTTGCGGCACGCGTCAATCCAGGTGCGCTTTCACTCGTTGTTGCGCTCGGCTCAGGAGCAGCTGGTGCGATTTCACTCACTGCAGGCGCAAGTGCACCGTTGGTTGGAGTGATGATTGCGGCCGCTCTCATTCCACTGACTGCTGCGGTCGGCCTCGGAATCTCCTATGGTGATTCCGTGCTTGCCGTCAGTGCTGGAATTCTCGTGTTGGTCAACATTCTCTCGATCAACTTCGCCAGCTTAGCCGTGCTTTGGATACGTGGCTATCGGCCTGATCACTGGTTCGAAGAAGATCTCGTCCGGCGTACACACTCAAACGAGTTGCGGTACTCACCATGGGATTCTTGTACTCTCGTACGTGCGACGGTAGCGAGGTCGGTTTCTTGA
- a CDS encoding immunoglobulin-like domain-containing protein: MNRRWSRRKLLHLTGITAIPLAGCSALGRKKNGQPLTELYDNDLDVLGDSITYEHDQIRLSGPDQPVALGDTVEFTITNTSATEITLGCHNPWTLQQQINGRWRELLWSTSDGVLLCASILPSGKSFTEKVTLTRSALETLSETKTVQYDLTTGLYRFVILGTNPFLATDFRVRSND, encoded by the coding sequence ATGAACCGTCGATGGTCGCGTCGGAAACTCCTCCACCTTACCGGGATTACCGCTATCCCACTCGCTGGCTGTTCGGCATTAGGGCGCAAGAAGAATGGCCAACCACTCACCGAGCTGTACGATAATGATCTAGATGTTCTGGGTGACTCGATCACGTACGAACACGATCAAATACGGCTTTCAGGCCCAGATCAGCCAGTAGCGCTCGGTGATACTGTCGAATTTACCATCACAAACACGAGTGCGACCGAAATCACGCTCGGATGTCATAATCCATGGACGCTTCAACAGCAGATAAACGGTCGCTGGCGTGAACTGCTTTGGTCAACAAGTGACGGCGTCCTCCTCTGCGCATCCATCCTTCCCTCTGGCAAATCCTTCACTGAGAAGGTGACACTGACACGCTCTGCACTTGAAACGCTCAGTGAGACAAAAACGGTTCAATACGACTTGACCACTGGGCTCTATCGATTCGTAATCCTCGGAACAAACCCCTTCTTGGCAACCGACTTTCGTGTGCGATCGAATGATTAA
- a CDS encoding ArsR/SmtB family transcription factor, producing MSDLLRKLSGTRSQPTQDGLLCDLADDSGAAVFSVLSSETARAIYLYLQDEPATATEIAEHADTSIQNAQYHLKNLIEAELIEMVDTEYSSRGSEMHVYAATDDPLIIVSGSESRLEKVRSRLSDLLGGIGLLLGGSLVVEWLAQREYLTTESSTVGLLSLASNTSEPHSSLWVPPGLIFFAGGLTVLIGVALWRTLHHSNR from the coding sequence ATGAGCGACCTCCTCCGCAAACTCTCAGGAACCCGCTCCCAACCAACCCAAGACGGTCTCCTCTGCGATCTTGCCGATGATTCTGGTGCTGCGGTCTTTAGTGTGCTCTCGTCAGAAACAGCACGCGCAATCTATCTTTATTTGCAGGACGAACCCGCCACGGCCACGGAAATAGCCGAGCATGCCGATACCTCAATCCAAAATGCGCAGTACCATCTCAAAAACCTCATCGAGGCAGAGTTAATCGAGATGGTTGATACGGAGTACTCTTCGCGAGGAAGTGAAATGCATGTTTATGCGGCGACTGACGATCCATTGATTATTGTGAGTGGCTCGGAGAGCCGACTCGAAAAAGTACGTTCACGACTCTCGGATCTTCTGGGCGGAATTGGCCTCTTGCTCGGGGGAAGTCTTGTGGTTGAGTGGTTGGCCCAACGTGAGTATCTAACAACAGAATCATCAACGGTTGGGCTCCTCAGTCTCGCAAGCAATACTTCAGAGCCTCATTCATCCCTCTGGGTACCACCGGGATTGATTTTCTTTGCTGGCGGACTTACGGTCTTAATCGGAGTTGCGCTATGGCGAACACTCCATCATAGCAATCGGTAA
- a CDS encoding FG-GAP repeat protein produces the protein MRSRDNQHETAPLTNADKSESRIPVDRRSFFAGLCGAVSLGLGGVAGGKNSTTPAGQLKTSNTRDSLETDVEEQLVKLVPTDNAEDDRFGYSVSLDSDGETALIGAFNNDDNGEDSGAAYIFTQMNSEWSQTAKLTADDADERDIFGWSVALDDDGKTALVTANGRNTDSAYLFTKADNRWNQTAKLTVDEDNPVYAFGLSVAFACNGKTVLIGASIGDPDGGYSGAAYMFKKTNTGWSQTAKLTADDETNHDSFGGSVALDNDGRTALIGDYRDDENRSNSGAAYIFAKDCDEWIQTAKLTAGDCDYVVAFGRSVALDCGGKTAIIGASVDDNHESSERSPAYIFTQTDEGWRKITTLTADDGDPGDSFGSSVALDDRGETALIGASEDDDNGAVSGSAYIFAKRNDEWSQMTKLIADDGDENDRFGLSVALDSGGETALIGASFDENGFEWTHAGSAYIYEE, from the coding sequence ATGAGATCTCGCGATAACCAACATGAGACCGCACCGCTCACCAACGCAGACAAATCCGAATCCCGCATACCCGTTGACCGTCGATCATTCTTTGCTGGACTCTGCGGGGCTGTTTCTCTTGGACTCGGAGGTGTTGCCGGAGGAAAGAACTCGACTACACCTGCTGGCCAATTAAAAACCTCGAACACTCGTGATAGCTTGGAAACCGACGTCGAGGAGCAACTCGTCAAACTCGTCCCCACTGATAATGCTGAAGACGACAGATTTGGTTATTCCGTCTCCCTTGACAGCGATGGTGAAACTGCACTCATTGGAGCATTTAATAACGACGACAACGGGGAGGACTCGGGCGCAGCCTACATCTTCACGCAGATGAATTCGGAGTGGAGCCAAACAGCTAAACTCACCGCAGATGATGCGGATGAACGCGACATTTTCGGTTGGTCGGTGGCACTCGATGACGATGGTAAAACCGCCCTTGTTACAGCCAATGGCCGTAACACAGATTCAGCATATCTCTTTACGAAGGCTGATAATAGGTGGAACCAGACGGCCAAACTCACCGTAGATGAAGACAATCCGGTTTACGCCTTTGGTCTTTCAGTTGCCTTTGCGTGCAACGGCAAAACTGTACTCATTGGTGCTTCCATTGGCGACCCCGACGGGGGTTATTCGGGCGCAGCGTACATGTTTAAGAAGACTAATACAGGGTGGAGTCAGACGGCTAAGCTCACCGCAGATGATGAGACTAATCACGATTCATTCGGTGGGTCAGTCGCACTCGACAATGATGGCAGGACTGCACTCATTGGGGATTATCGTGACGATGAAAACAGGAGTAACTCGGGTGCGGCATACATCTTTGCCAAAGATTGTGATGAGTGGATTCAGACGGCTAAACTCACCGCAGGTGATTGTGATTATGTCGTCGCCTTCGGTCGTTCAGTTGCCCTTGATTGCGGTGGCAAAACTGCCATCATTGGGGCTTCCGTTGATGATAATCACGAGTCGTCGGAGAGGAGTCCGGCATATATCTTTACGCAGACTGATGAAGGGTGGCGCAAGATAACCACCCTCACCGCAGATGATGGCGACCCAGGCGACAGTTTTGGCAGTTCGGTTGCACTTGACGACCGTGGGGAGACCGCCCTCATTGGGGCTTCCGAAGACGATGACAACGGGGCTGTTTCTGGCTCGGCGTATATCTTTGCGAAGCGCAATGATGAGTGGAGCCAAATGACTAAGCTTATCGCAGATGATGGTGACGAAAATGATCGTTTCGGACTGTCAGTTGCTCTCGACTCTGGTGGCGAAACGGCCCTTATTGGAGCATCTTTTGATGAAAACGGGTTTGAATGGACTCATGCGGGATCAGCGTACATATACGAAGAATAG
- a CDS encoding winged helix-turn-helix domain-containing protein, protein MFAILDDEYARAILKLTNTQPMSAPQLAATLDISRPTVYRRIEQLQSLNLLSETTDIDADGHHRGIYQARLDRVIVDLTDDQFSIRINRSDHPADRFTDVWEGI, encoded by the coding sequence ATGTTCGCCATCCTTGATGATGAATACGCACGGGCCATCCTCAAGTTAACGAACACCCAACCCATGTCAGCACCACAACTCGCAGCTACACTCGACATTTCACGTCCAACAGTCTATCGGCGAATCGAGCAATTGCAATCACTCAACCTTCTCTCAGAAACAACTGATATCGATGCAGATGGACATCATCGAGGGATCTACCAAGCGCGACTCGATCGCGTTATAGTTGACCTAACAGATGACCAATTTTCTATTAGAATAAACCGGAGTGATCACCCCGCGGATCGATTTACCGATGTTTGGGAGGGGATTTAA
- a CDS encoding DUF7521 family protein yields MSQIDVITVVNNGLALLVIVLGFSIIWRAYQGARRNDSRAMLLLAIGLLFITVIPSIIEMLLPIFARFVTPASPAIDYTTIASRASEATGIGILLYSLHSK; encoded by the coding sequence ATGTCACAGATTGATGTTATCACAGTCGTCAACAATGGTCTTGCCTTACTCGTCATTGTCCTTGGTTTCAGCATCATTTGGCGAGCTTATCAAGGCGCCCGTCGCAATGACAGCCGGGCGATGCTGTTGCTCGCTATTGGGCTACTATTCATCACTGTTATACCAAGTATCATCGAGATGCTACTTCCTATTTTCGCACGATTTGTCACTCCTGCATCTCCAGCTATTGATTATACAACCATCGCCTCAAGAGCATCCGAAGCTACCGGAATCGGGATTCTTCTCTACTCACTCCATTCTAAATAA
- a CDS encoding DUF7342 family protein produces the protein MSTDPPFSDRPPIDDLESVFTDTPSTEERIYSLLVQNTGGVSAPDVAEQLSCSTDTARKYLNWFTELGVATKRDGRPVRYERNTEYFEWRYVSELANTHSLEDLRGNVLEIRDQLTTFRDRYDADTPASIDVVEAADRLDIDLEEAWDDLSTWASLKEELRLHDRARRRLSDRAEASAD, from the coding sequence ATGTCGACTGACCCACCGTTCTCAGATCGTCCACCGATCGATGACCTCGAATCGGTCTTCACTGACACTCCCTCGACCGAAGAACGCATCTACAGTCTCCTCGTGCAGAACACGGGCGGTGTGAGTGCGCCAGACGTCGCCGAGCAACTCTCGTGTTCAACAGACACCGCTCGCAAGTATCTCAACTGGTTCACTGAACTCGGCGTCGCGACCAAACGCGACGGCCGACCAGTCCGGTATGAACGTAACACAGAATATTTCGAATGGCGGTATGTGAGTGAACTCGCCAATACCCATTCACTGGAGGACCTTAGAGGGAATGTGCTCGAAATTCGGGATCAGCTCACAACGTTCCGTGATCGCTATGACGCCGATACACCAGCCAGCATCGACGTCGTCGAGGCGGCCGATCGCCTCGATATTGATCTCGAAGAAGCGTGGGACGATCTTTCGACATGGGCGAGCCTCAAGGAAGAACTGCGACTCCACGACCGCGCTCGCCGTCGTCTCAGTGACCGCGCTGAAGCGAGCGCTGACTAA